In Fusarium musae strain F31 chromosome 7, whole genome shotgun sequence, a single window of DNA contains:
- a CDS encoding hypothetical protein (BUSCO:EOG09263I4U) produces MSSCPPSRLYSTSTDAPRFSYHVASSFIAKDRPYDPSTHVFHFSPYNRIQPPRNRRPSARPESGHDAFFVSRINDSGSVAFGVADGVGGWVDSGVDPADFSHGFCDYMALAAHEHQTSSEPPLTARQLMQKGYEAICNDKSLRAGGSTACVAIAGADGNLDVANLGDSGFLQLRLNGVHTYSEPQTHAFNTPFQLSLVPPSVAARMAAFGGAQLSDLPRDADVTQHALRHGDILILATDGVLDNLFNQDILRIASRVLVSTGAWVMTDAGGVRVADSLEPLVEFPDASEGKRTATLQSALATEIVTAAKRASVNTKLDGPFAKEVHKYYPQENWHGGKVDDICVVVAVVNETTPAVKSKL; encoded by the coding sequence ATGAGTTCGTGCCCTCCCTCCAGACTCTactccacctccaccgaTGCTCCTCGATTCTCTTACCATGtcgcctcctccttcattgCCAAGGACAGGCCATACGATCCCTCCACTCACGTCTTCCACTTCAGCCCATACAATCGCATTCAACCCCCTCGAAACCGTCGACCTTCCGCTCGACCCGAATCTGGACACGATGCCTTCTTCGTCAGCCGGATCAACGACTCCGGGTCAGTAGCCTTTGGCGTtgctgatggtgttggggGCTGGGTAGATTCCGGTGTTGACCCCGCTGATTTCTCACACGGATTTTGCGATTATATGGCATTGGCTGCCCACGAACACCAGACTAGCTCAGAGCCTCCCTTGACAGCAAGACAATTGATGCAGAAGGGATATGAGGCAATCTGCAACGACAAGAGTCTCCGTGCTGGCGGAAGCACAGCGTGTGTGGCCATTGCTGGAGCAGATGGAAACCTGGACGTTGCGAACCTTGGTGATTCCGGCTTCTTGCAACTTCGACTCAATGGAGTTCATACATATTCCGAACCCCAAACACATGCCTTTAATACTCCTTTCCAACTATCCCTCGTACCTCCCAGCGTTGCTGCTCGCATGGCAGCGTTTGGTGGTGCTCAACTTAGCGACCTTCCCAGGGATGCTGACGTTACCCAGCACGCGCTCCGTCACGGCGATATTCTTATTCTTGCGACCGACGGTGTTCTAGACAATCTCTTTAACCAAGATATTCTGCGAATCGCCAGTCGAGTTCTGGTATCCACAGGCGCCTGGGTAATGACTGATGCTGGTGGTGTGCGCGTTGCGGATTCGCTAGAGCCTCTGGTTGAGTTCCCTGATGCCTCCGAGGGCAAACGAACAGCTACACTCCAGAGCGCACTCGCTACGGAAATCGTGACAGCCGCCAAGCGAGCCAGCGTCAACACAAAACTCGATGGACCATTCGCCAAGGAGGTCCACAAATACTACCCCCAAGAAAACTGGCACGGCGGCAAAGTCGACGATATCTGTGTCGTGGTGGCAGTAGTTAACGAGACAACCCCCGCTGTAAAGAGCAAGCTATGA
- a CDS encoding hypothetical protein (EggNog:ENOG41): MSDIYIAGAIAAFTVDVLVYPLDTIKTRLQSQDYLKAYSESSKKNIWAVRGLYQGIGSVVLATLPAAGLFFSTYESAKRIIGNATPLPQPVVHSAASGVAEMASCLVLAPAEVIKQNAQMLQNDSHGAGRSGSSTSIQAFRQLAGDGVSRRLFTGYTALVARNLPFTALQFPIFEHVRATYWKSRGSGTSEPGLIETGLATGLSAGSAGSIAAFITTPSDVVKTRMMLSAGNQSENPTKGQSEVAAKMEGKQPKKGAWTVSKEVYQERGVRGFFRGAALRSGWTMLGSGLYLGSYEMAKVWLRRGKTDVEEDGPL; the protein is encoded by the exons ATGTCGGACATATATATT GCTGGTGCTATTGCAGCATTTACAGTAGATGTCTTGGTCTACCCTCTCGATACTATCAAGACTCGTTTGCAAAGCCAAGATTACCTCAAGGCATATTCTGAAAGTTCGAAAAAGAACATATGGGCTGTACGAGGACTCTACCAGGGCATTGGAAGTGTAGTCCTAGCCACTCTTCCAGCAG CGGGCTTATTCTTCTCGACATATGAGAGCGCCAAACGCATCATCGGTAATGCGACGCCATTACCACAACCAGTGGTTCACTCAGCAGCCTCGGGGGTGGCAGAGATGGCATCCTGCTTAGTTCTCGCACCAGCAGAGGTCATCAAGCAAAATGCTCAGATGTTGCAAAATGATAGCCATGGGGCTGGACGATCTGGATCTTCCACCTCCATACAAGCATTCCGTCAGCTGGCCGGTGATGGAGTATCACGTCGCCTTTTTACAGGCTACACAGCACTCGTCGCACGAAATTTACCCTTCACAGCTCTTCAATTTCCCATATTCGAGCATGTGCGAGCAACATACTGGAAATCACGAGGTTCCGGAACTTCGGAGCCGGGGCTGATTGAGACAGGACTCGCTACAGGTTTAAGTGCTGGAAGTGCGGGATCAATAGCTGCCTTCATAACGACACCGAGTGATGTCGTCAAGACGAGAATGATGTTGAGCGCCGGAAACCAGAGCGAGAATCCAACAAAAGGTCAGAGCGAAGTCGCAGCCAAGATGGAGGGAAAGCAACCAAAGAAGGGGGCGTGGACTGTCTCGAAGGAGGTTTACCAAGAGAGGGGAGTGCGGGGATTCTTCCGGGGTGCGGCTCTGCGATCCGGGTGGACGATGCTAGGGAGTGGACTCTATCTGGGGTCGTATGAGATGGCCAAAGTTTGGTTGAGAAGGGGAAAGACAgatgtggaggaggatggtcCGTTGTGA
- the 60S_1 gene encoding 60s acidic ribosomal protein P2 yields MKHLAAYLLLGLGGNTSPSAADVKAVLESVGIEADDERLNTLISELEGKDIQELIAEGSEKLASVPSGGAGGAAAGGAAAAGGAAEEAKEEEKEEEKEESDEDMGFGLFD; encoded by the exons ATGAAGCACCTCGCAGCTtaccttcttctcggcctcggaGGCAACACCTCCCCCTCTGCCGCCGATGTCAAGGCCGTTCTCGAGTCCGTTGGCATTGAGGCCGACGACGAGCGCCTCAACACCCTGATCTCCGAGCTCGAGGGCAAGGACATCCAGGAG CTCATTGCCGAGGGCTCTGAGAAGCTCGCTTCCGTTCCCTCCGGCGGTGCTGGTGGTGCCGCCgctggtggtgctgctgccgctggcGGTGCCGctgaggaggccaaggaggaggagaaggaggaggagaaggaggagtccGACGAGGATATGGGCTTCGGTCTCTTCGACTAA
- the EIF3H gene encoding Eukaryotic translation initiation factor 3 subunit H (EggNog:ENOG41~MEROPS:MER0021886), whose product MADAPNDAAVAAPFQAVQVEALVIMKIAKHCSSAFPSVATGAIVGMENEGLLEVTNTFPFPTVDPATTDSHQNDASQIAAAAPRQKNNIHYQNEMIRHLKEVNVDANNVGWYTSATMGNFVNLNFIENQFHYQSANENTVALVHDASKSSQGNLTFRAFRLSPAFMSAYKEGKFTTESLQKSKLTFKDILTEVPVNVHNSHLLTTFLHQIPSAPVKGDIEQPSSLDDLNRSALEPPLYPSIDNLDLAIDPFLEKTCDLLLESIESHYTDLNNFQFYQRQLGREQTKITQWQTKRKAENAQRAAAKQAPLPEDEWQRLFKLPQEPSRLEGMLNAKQVEQYSKQVDGFTANVSAKMFAVRENLMPK is encoded by the exons ATGGCGGACGCTCCCAACGATGCGGCTGTTGCTGCCCCTTTCCAGGCCGTTCAAGTCGAGGCTCTG GTTATCATGAAGATTGCCAAGCACTGCTCTTCGGCTTTCCCTTCTGTTGCGACTGGAGCTATTGTTGGTATGGAGAACGAGGGTCTCCTCGAGGTCACCAACACATTCCCTTTCCCTACCGTCGACCCCGCTACGACGGACAGCCACCAGAACGATGCTTCGCAGATCGCCGCTGCTGCTCCCCGACAGAAGAACAACATTCACTACCAAAATGAGATGATCCGACACCTCAAGGAGGTCAACGTCGACGCCAACAACGTTGGTTGGTACACAAGTGCCACCATGGGCAACTTTGTCAACTTGAACTTCATCGAGAACCAGTTCCACTACCAAAGCGCCAACGAGAACACTGTCGCCCTCGTCCACGATGCTAGCAAGAGCTCTCAGGGCAACCTGACCTTCCGGGCTTTCCGCCTGTCCCCTGCTTTCATGAGCGCCTACAAGGAGGGCAAGTTCACAACCGAGAG CTTACAAAAGTCTAAGCTCACCTTCAAGGATATCCTCACAGAGGTCCCTGTCAACGTCCACAACTCTCACCTCCTCACAACCTTCCTCCACCAGATTCCTTCCGCTCCCGTGAAGGGCGATATTGAGCAGCCCTCATCGCTGGATGACCTCAACCGCAGCGCTCTCGAGCCTCCTCTGTACCCCTCTATCGACAATCTCGACCTTGCGATCGACCCCTTCCTCGAGAAGACCTGCGATCTTCTGCTCGAGAGCATCGAGTCTCACTACACCGACCTCAACAACTTCCAATTCTACCAGCGACAACTCGGTCGTGAGCAGACCAAGATCACACAATGGCAGACCAAGCGCAAGGCCGAGAACGCCCAACGTGCTGCTGCCAAGCAGGCTCCTCTTCCTGAGGATGAGTGGCAGCGACTGTTCAAGCTTCCCCAGGAGCCCAGCAGACTGGAGGGTATGCTGAACGCGAAGCAGGTGGAGCAATACAGCAAGCAGGTGGATGGATTCACAGCCAACGTCAGTGCCAAGATGTTTGCCGTGCGGGAGAACTTGATGCCAAAATAG
- a CDS encoding hypothetical protein (BUSCO:EOG09260NZ8~CAZy:GT57), translating into MAGPSPSPHKPRRKANTKKPGNGNGGSEKAPRTEALVRAPAFPLAAFLWPARTSLSQWEVLPVILMVVGLFRWAAGLWGYSGFGKPPMFGDYEAQRHWMEVTTQLPISQWYFHDLQWWGLDYPPLTAYHSWLLGKIGSLIDPSWFALFTSRGSQDPNLKIFMRATVIISEYLIYVPAAIVFVRRYSRLQGVTNWTAWLALVAILMQPATILIDHVHFQYNTVMLGFVMASMSSMLAERYKWAAVFFVGALGFKQMALYYAFSVFSYLLGRCFYPRLNFTRLFGIALVTAVSFAILILPLVLGTLYDKSQGIDAHGDSKDSPSLPLFPQLVEILDTKAFYWPIVEQMVQMVHRVFPFARGLFEDKVANFWCAANVVIKLRQWPTALLQKAALGATLGSIIPPNIILFLRPRKSTLPLAFAATAWGFFLFSYQVHEKSVLLPLMPMTLLLAGKHGLNKDTRAWVGFANLLGVWTMFPLLKRVDLRVPYAVLTLLWSYLLGLPPTSLSAYFQEGQAAWLQWCTALLHLLFYVAMGAWHVLDTFVTPPVDKPDLWVVANVGIGAAGFIICYLWCFFKLIQESDLLPGGSSSKKDKKSKTL; encoded by the exons ATGGCTGGTCCTTCTCCGTCACCGCACAAGCCTCGTCGCAAGGCTAATACCAAGAAACCtggcaatggcaatggcGGCAGCGAAAAGGCCCCTCGCACAGAAGCCCTAGTACGAGCGCCCGCGTTCCCTCTCGCAGCGTTTCTGTGGCCTGCGCGAACTTCTTTGTCGCAATGGGAGGTTCTGCCCGTGATTCTCATGGTGGTCGGTCTTTTTCGATGGGCTGCTGGCCTGTGGGGATATTCTG GGTTCGGCAAACCGCCCATGTTTGGAGACTACGAAGCGCAGCGGCATTGGATGGAGGTCACGACACAACTTCCCATATCGCAATGGTATTTCCACGATCTTCAGTGGTGGGGTCTCGACTATCCTCCCCTGACGGCCTACCACAGCTGGCTTCTCGGCAAGATTGGCTCTCTCATCGATCCCTCGTGGTTCGCGCTCTTCACCTCCCGAGGAAGCCAGGACCccaacctcaagatcttcatgAGGGCAACAGTCATTATCTCGGAGTATCTCATCTACGTCCCAGCCGCCATAGTCTTCGTGCGACGATATAGTAGACTTCAAGGGGTCACTAACTGGACAGCATGGCTTGCGCTCGTCGCAATCCTGATGCAGCCTGCCACCATTCTTATCGACCATGTTCACTTCCAGTACAACACCGTTATGCTCGGATTTGTCATGGCGAGCATGTCGAGTATGCTGGCTGAGCGCTACAAGTGGGCTgctgtcttcttcgtcggcgCGCTGGGATTCAAGCAGATGGCTCTGTATTATGCCTTCAGCGTCTTCTCCTATCTTCTCGGCCGCTGCTTTTACCCGCGACTTAACTTTACCAGACTCTTTGGAATCGCCCTTGTAACGGCTGTTTCCTTTGCTATCCTAATTCTGCCTCTGGTTCTTGGTACACTCTACGACAAGAGCCAGGGCATCGATGCTCATGGAGATTCCAAGGATTCTCCTTCACTTCCTCTATTTCCTCAGCTAGTTGAGATTCTAGACACCAAAGCCTTTTACTGGCCTATCGTGGAACAGATGGTCCAGATGGTTCACCGTGTCTTCCCATTCGCGCGTGGCTTGTTTGAGGACAAGGTAGCCAATTTTTGGTGCGCCGCCAATGTTGTTATAAAGCTCCGACAGTGGCCAACAGCTCTTCTCCAAAAGGCAGCTCTTGGTGCTACTCTTGGTTCGATTATCCCACCTAACATTATCCTCTTCCTGCGACCACGAAAGTCCACACTTCCTTTGGCTTTTGCTGCCACAGCTTggggcttcttcttgttcagctACCAAGTGCATGAGAAGAGTGTCTTGCTTCCATTGATGCCCATGACCTTACTTCTGGCTGGAAAGCACGGGTTGAACAAGGACACACGAGCTTGGGTGGGCTTCGCCAACCTTTTGGGAGTCTGGACTATGTTCCCTTTGCTCAAACGGGTCGACCTGAGAGTTCCATATGCGGTTTTGACCCTCCTCTGGTCCTACCTGCTCGGCCTCCCACCGACCTCTTTGAGCGCCTACttccaagaaggtcaagctgCCTGGCTGCAATGGTGCACGGCATTACTGCATCTGCTGTTCTATGTCGCCATGGGCGCGTGGCATGTTCTTGACACATTTGTAACACCACCTGTTGATAAGCCCGACCTCTGGGTCGTGGCAAATGTTGGAATTGGTGCTGCAGGCTTCATAATCTGCTATCTTTGgtgcttcttcaagcttaTCCAAGAGAGCGACCTATTGCCTGGAGGCTCATCAAGTAAGAAGGATAAAAAGAGCAAGACCTTGTAG
- a CDS encoding hypothetical protein (EggNog:ENOG41), giving the protein MVSKSLLVLTAALATAWAQTTTDEPTATAEESSTGTSSGEAVTHTVNVGASGHKFTPNEVKADVGDIIEWRFYPTDHWIIRGDYDNPCIPYEYIGVNRQGFSSGTQKVQAITDDGPRYRVRVNNTEPIFFYCGAPESCSTYKMMGVVNPSKNETIEGWLKKAKDVDMQLRPGDPWPKEGESTSTGATSEPTADNSDEDDESSGSGKKSLSTGAIAGIAVGGAAVLLLAGALLYLCGRRGGFDKAYRKSFRNSVPPAPPVVENPYSPHPSIADPWAAQKSPGLVAAPYGQSPPLSPHHSIPYGTHPGMVAQDGTPISYHEGYHHPPMAASPATTPKPHEQVAPVELPGSPDPNHPPLPAYNNNNDGRGFSWNGDEQGYHPTK; this is encoded by the exons ATGGTTTCAAAATCATTGCTAGTCCTCACGGCGGCTCTCGCTACGGCCTGGGCTCAGACAACAACAGATGAACCTACAGCAACAGCTGAGGAGTCTTCCACAGGAACTTCATCTGGGGAGGCTGTAACACACACTGTCAATGTTGGAGCA TCCGGCCACAAGTTTACACCAAACGAGGTCAAGGCCGATGTTGGTGACATTATTGAATGGCGCTTCTACCCCACAGACCACTGGATTATTCGAGGCGATTATGACAACCCATGTATTCCCTATGAGTATATCGGAGTGAACCGCCAGGGTTTCTCAAGCGGCACACAAAAGGTTCAGGCCATCACCGACGAT GGACCTCGGTACAGAGTTCGTGTAAACAACACCGAGCCTATCTTCTTCTACTGCGGAGCTCCAGAGTCATGCTCCACGTATAAGATGATGGGTGTTGTCAACCCT TCCAAAAATGAGACAATTGAAGGATGGCTTAAGAAGGCAAAGGATGTCGATATGCAACTACGACCCGGAGACCCTTGGCCAAAGGAGGGAGAGTCAACTTCCACTGGCGCAACATCTGAACCGACCGCCGATAAcagtgatgaagatgacgagagcAGCGGAAGCGGTAAAAAATCTCTCTCTACTGGGGCCATCGCTGGTATTGCCGTTGGTGGTGCTGctgttcttctcctcgctggTGCTCTTCTCTACCTTTGTGGACGACGGGGTGGCTTCGACAAGGCCTATCGCAAGAGTTTTCGCAACAGCGttcctcctgctcctccagTTGTCGAGAACCCTTACTCGCCTCACCCAAGTATCGCTGATCCCTGGGCTGCTCAGAAGAGCCCTGGTCTTGTGGCTGCTCCTTACGGCCAGAGCCCTCCTCTCAGCCCTCACCACTCGATTCCCTATGGGACACATCCCGGCATGGTCGCTCAAGATGGAACCCCCATCTCATACCA CGAGGGTTATCATCACCCACCCATGGCCGCTTCTCCCGCTACAACTCCCAAGCCTCACGAGCAAGTCGCCCCCGTGGAACTCCCTGGCTCTCCAGACCCCAaccatcctcctctccccgcgtacaacaacaacaatgacGGAAGGGGATTTTCATGGAACGGGGATGAGCAGGGATACCATCCCACGAAATAG
- the SDH2 gene encoding succinate dehydrogenase complex, subunit B (BUSCO:EOG09263X1F) codes for MAALRSSSRLVGAFSRTAAIRPGAVFTRSMASVSEPPKDSNANLKSFQIYRWNPDTPSEKPRLQTYTLDLNKTGPMILDALIRIKNELDPTLTFRRSCREGICGSCAMNINGQNTLACLCRIPTEAASDVKIYPLPHTYVVKDLVPDLTHFYKQYKSIKPYLQRDTPAEDGKEYRQTKEDRRKLDGLYECILCACCSTSCPSYWWNSEEYLGPAILLQSYRWLADSRDQRTAERKTNLENSMSLYRCHTILNCTRACPKGLNPGKAIAEIKKQMAFGN; via the exons ATGGCTGCTCTTCGATCTTCTTCCCGACTCGTCGGAGCCTTCTCAAGGACGGCTGCTATCCGACCTGGCGCTGTCTTCACTCGTTCCATGGCCTCGGTCAGCGAGCCTCCCAAGGACTCTAATGCCAACCTCAAGTCTTTCCAAATCTACCGATGGAACCCCGATACCCCCAGCGAGAAGCCTCGTCTTCAGACCTACACTCTGGACCTTAACAAGACTGGACCTATGATTCTCGATGCCCTCATCCGAATCAAGAACGAGCTCGACCCTACTCTGACCTTCCGACGAAGTTGCCGTGAGGGTATCTGCGGTAGCTGCGCCATGAACATTAACGGACAGAACActcttgcttgcttgt GCCGAATTCCCACTGAGGCTGCTTCCGACGTCAAGATCTACCCTCTCCCTCACACCTATGTCGTCAAGGACCTTGTCCCTGATTTGACACATTTCTACAAGCAGTACAAGAGCATCAAGCCCTACCTTCAGCGCGATACCCCTGCCGAAGAC GGCAAGGAGTACCGACAGACTAAGGAGGACCGCCGCAAGCTCGACGGTCTCTACGAGTGCATTCTCTGCGCCTGCTGCTCTACCTCATGCCCATCTTACTGGTGGAACTCTGAGGAGTACCTTGGCCCCGCCATCCTTCTCCAGTCTTACCGATGGCTCGCCGATTCTCGTGACCAGCGCACCGCCGAGCGAAAGACCAACCTCGAGAACTCGATGAGCCTGTACCGTTGCCACACTATTCTTAACTGCACACGAGCCTGCCCCAAGGGCCTCAACCCTGGCAAGGCCATtgccgagatcaagaagcagatgGCTTTCGGCAACTAG